From the Pseudomonadota bacterium genome, the window AGATGGGCGAGATCCAGGAACTGAACTATCACGGCGACCGCAGCCGCTTCGATCCGCGGGTCGACGCGCACAGCCACCTGAAGTGCCGTCGATGTGGCCGTCTGGCCGACGTCGACCTCGACTTCGGGCACCTGAAGCTGTCGGTCGAGCACAGTCACGGGTTCAATGTCGAGCGCCACGAGGTGGTCTTCCATGGCGTGTGCGGCGACTGTCAGGCCCAGGCGAGCGACAAGCCGAGGTAGCACAGCGACACTCCTTGCATCCGAGCAGAGCCCCCG encodes:
- a CDS encoding transcriptional repressor, with translation METAQALCERLRERGYAVTPQRRTIFEVLEGVTHHPSAEQVHEEVRRRLPDVSLATVYKTLKELVQMGEIQELNYHGDRSRFDPRVDAHSHLKCRRCGRLADVDLDFGHLKLSVEHSHGFNVERHEVVFHGVCGDCQAQASDKPR